GCTCGGATCGCTCGGCCAGATGTACTACTCGATGATGCTGTTCCCTCTGCTGATGACGGTGCTGCTGCCGAACTCCGTGATGCGGAACTGGCCCGCCTGGCTCGCCGTCTACGGCTTCCTGAGCTACGACTCGTGGCTGTCGAACCGGTGGGTGGAGGCCGGGCGCGCGGCGGAGTACATGAAGACAACCTTCGGCTGGTCGCTGCTGCTCATCGTCGTCTTCGCCGTCCTGCTCGACCGTTACCTCGTCGCGAAGCGCGAAGGGCGCCTGGCGGACGGCATCGAACCGTCGCACCTGCTCGAGGAGAAGCAGCCCGCACGGACGTGATCGTCCGTGCCGGTGCAGACGTGACGCGCGCGCCGAGCGCGGTTAGCGTGGAGATCATGACGTCTGCTCCTCGATCCGAACCCGCACCCAAGGTCGTCCACACCGACGAGGAATGGCGCGCGAAGCTCACTCCCGCCGAATTCGCCGTGTTGCGTCAGGCCGGCACCGAGCGTCCCTTCGTCGGCGAGTACACCGACACCGAGACCGCGGGCATCTACGAATGCCGCGCGTGCGGTGCCGAACTGTTCCGCAGCACCGAGAAGTTCCACTCCCACTGCGGGTGGCCGTCGTTCTTCGACCCCGCCGACTCCGACGCCGTGATCCTGCGCGAGGACAACTCGCTGGGCATGCGGCGCATCGAGGTGGTGTGCGCGACGTGCCACAGCCATCTCGGGCACGTCTTCGAGGGCGAGGGTTACCCGACGCCCACCGACAAGCGGTACTGCATCAACTCGATCTCCCTGCGCCTGGTTCGGTCGGAGTGATCCCGGCCGCGGCCAGCGCGGTCCACAGTGCGTCGTGCCGCTCGGTGGTCGGTGTCGGTTCGACGAGTTCGAACGCGCATCCGATCGACCGGGCGGCACCGTCCGCCTTCTCGCTGTCGCCGATCATCAGCGTCCGTCGCGGGTCGACACCGAGTCTGTCGACGGCGTGGCGGAAGATCTCCGGTTCGGGCTTGACGGCGCCCACCTCGAAGGACAGCGCGAACACCGACACGAGGTCGTCGATACCGAGCCGCGCGAAGGCCGGCCGCAGGTCGAAGGCGATGTTGCTCACCACGCCGACGGCGATCCCGTCTCCAGCGAGCGCCTCGATGACGGGGACGGTGTCGGGATAGACGGTCCAGCAGTCGGGGTCGGTCACCTTCTCGTAGAGCGCCTGTGCCTGTTCGGGATCGGCCACGCCCGATCTGCGCAGCACCGTCAGGTAGGCCTCGCGGTGCCAGCGCGGTTCGCGGTCGCGGTTGGTCCACGCGTGGTGCTCGTCGGCGTCCATCTCGACGGGCTGCCCGACGGGTTGCGTCAGCCGCCGCATGAGTTCGGCCTGCCGGTGCACGTCGAAGGGTCTGCCCTCGTGGTCGGTGACGTCCGCGAGCCAGCTCTCGTCCTCCTCGAGCCGGAACAGGGTGCCGGAGAAGTCGAACAGGACGGCATCGAAGGGGGTCTCGGCCATGTCCCGAGGCTAACGGCTGAGCGACAGTGGCAGGTCGGCTCGGCTAGATCTCCTCGAGCAGTCGCATCGCCGCCATCGCGGCGGGCCGGCCGCTCGCAGGGAATGTCCCGATGCGGACCGAGTCATGTGGCGCGAGGCTACCGACCGAGGGGCCGGCTTGCCACAATGTCTCGCATGGCTGAGACGGGTACGAGAATCCGGCGACACACGAAGCTGTCCGTCGTCGGCGCCGGGAGCGTCGGTACCGCGGTGGCGTATGCATGTCTACTCAGGGGTTCGGCAGACGCGATCGCGCTGTTCGACACGAACTCCGCGAAGGTGCGCGCGGAGGTCCTGGACCTGAACCACGGCACGCAGTTCGCGCCGTCGTGCCGGATCGAGGGCAGCGACGACATCGCGGTCACCGCCGGTTCCGATCTGATCGTCGTGACCGCGGGGGCCAAGCAGCATCCCGGCCAGTCACGTCTGGATCTCGCGGCGGCGAACGTCGCCCTGACACGGGACCTGACTCCCGGCCTGCTGTCCGTCTCCCCCGATGCAGTGATCGTCTTCGTCAGTAATCCGGTCGACATCGTCACCCGCGCCGCGATCGCGGCGACCGGCGTCTCGGACGGCCGGATCTTCGGGTCGGGCACGGTGCTCGATTCCGGCCGGCTGCGGTATCTGCTCGCCCACCGCGCCGACGTCGCGGTCGAGAACGTTCACGCGTTCGTCGTGGGGGAACACGGCGACTCGGAGGTCGCCCTGTGGTCGAGTGCGACGAT
This window of the Rhodococcus pyridinivorans genome carries:
- the msrB gene encoding peptide-methionine (R)-S-oxide reductase MsrB gives rise to the protein MTSAPRSEPAPKVVHTDEEWRAKLTPAEFAVLRQAGTERPFVGEYTDTETAGIYECRACGAELFRSTEKFHSHCGWPSFFDPADSDAVILREDNSLGMRRIEVVCATCHSHLGHVFEGEGYPTPTDKRYCINSISLRLVRSE
- a CDS encoding HAD family hydrolase, yielding MAETPFDAVLFDFSGTLFRLEEDESWLADVTDHEGRPFDVHRQAELMRRLTQPVGQPVEMDADEHHAWTNRDREPRWHREAYLTVLRRSGVADPEQAQALYEKVTDPDCWTVYPDTVPVIEALAGDGIAVGVVSNIAFDLRPAFARLGIDDLVSVFALSFEVGAVKPEPEIFRHAVDRLGVDPRRTLMIGDSEKADGAARSIGCAFELVEPTPTTERHDALWTALAAAGITPTEPGAGRSS
- a CDS encoding L-lactate dehydrogenase, encoding MAETGTRIRRHTKLSVVGAGSVGTAVAYACLLRGSADAIALFDTNSAKVRAEVLDLNHGTQFAPSCRIEGSDDIAVTAGSDLIVVTAGAKQHPGQSRLDLAAANVALTRDLTPGLLSVSPDAVIVFVSNPVDIVTRAAIAATGVSDGRIFGSGTVLDSGRLRYLLAHRADVAVENVHAFVVGEHGDSEVALWSSATIGGVPVESFAVDGRPVFGPDTRAELFEEVVRSAYEIIRGKGATNLAIGLSSARIVEAVLRNQRRVLAVSTLQTGRHGLQDVCLSLPTVVDARGAHTVLDVPLSSEEEAGLAASAATLREVQSSLGL